One region of Peribacillus simplex genomic DNA includes:
- a CDS encoding YfmQ family protein, producing MTVPVLVLTIILGLLKLLVTCLPTDAVNWILSKFKIHSEISGANAIVTYDGNRLEGEDKVQVINYFNEAKFLKKNHIFPGNEQLFLHPDNSGIPITIDTKRGKNDVRLFVYIYNDHVDVVKQYKNKVVAYSLLSERLQERSMPVIRNLV from the coding sequence ATGACAGTGCCTGTATTGGTTTTGACTATTATCTTAGGTTTGCTTAAATTATTAGTTACCTGCCTACCAACCGATGCAGTGAATTGGATTCTGAGTAAATTTAAAATACATTCGGAAATTAGTGGCGCGAATGCAATCGTAACCTATGATGGAAATCGTTTGGAAGGTGAAGACAAAGTTCAAGTCATTAATTATTTTAACGAAGCTAAGTTTTTGAAAAAGAATCATATATTCCCAGGGAACGAGCAATTGTTTTTACATCCAGACAACAGTGGGATTCCAATAACGATTGATACTAAAAGAGGAAAAAACGATGTTCGATTATTTGTGTACATTTACAACGACCATGTGGATGTAGTCAAACAGTACAAGAATAAAGTAGTTGCGTATAGTCTTCTTTCCGAGAGGCTCCAAGAACGTTCCATGCCAGTCATAAGGAATTTAGTTTAA